A single genomic interval of Methylobacterium bullatum harbors:
- the cmpR_1 gene encoding HTH-type transcriptional activator CmpR: MRNLSLKQLQAVAAVARLGTMTRAAQELNVTSAALYARIRQLEEEAGLLLFDRTPTGLKPTDAGREMLWAIDSINTVLETCADRLQTLKGGSGGRVAMGVVSTAKYFTPQIIAGFVDRYPAVEINLVVGNRGAMVEALRNYDIDFAIMGRPPRDFAIEAEMFGAHPLVIIAAPGHRLSTRTNLTRADLAEESFLVREEGSGTRTVFEEFMSGVMIQRAKLGIDSGSNETIKQAVMAGLGIALISGHTVAAEVESGRMILLDVQGLPIRRDWYVVRRADKVLGPAAAAFWDYTVKEGGRKLPRLALTPAVSSVTAEFEA, from the coding sequence ATGCGCAACCTCTCGCTCAAGCAACTTCAGGCCGTCGCAGCGGTCGCCCGCCTCGGAACGATGACCCGTGCGGCCCAGGAACTCAACGTCACCTCGGCGGCGCTCTACGCGCGCATCCGCCAGTTGGAGGAAGAGGCGGGGCTGCTGCTGTTCGACCGGACCCCCACGGGCCTGAAGCCCACCGATGCCGGGCGAGAGATGCTGTGGGCGATCGACAGCATCAACACGGTACTGGAGACCTGCGCCGACCGGCTCCAGACCCTCAAGGGCGGCAGCGGCGGGCGGGTCGCCATGGGGGTGGTGTCCACCGCCAAGTACTTCACGCCCCAGATCATCGCCGGCTTCGTCGACCGTTACCCCGCAGTGGAGATCAACCTCGTCGTCGGCAATCGCGGCGCCATGGTCGAGGCCCTGCGCAACTACGACATCGACTTCGCCATCATGGGCCGTCCGCCGCGGGACTTCGCCATCGAGGCCGAGATGTTCGGCGCGCACCCGCTGGTGATCATCGCGGCACCAGGCCACCGCCTCAGCACGCGGACCAACCTCACCCGGGCGGATCTGGCCGAGGAATCCTTCCTGGTGCGCGAGGAAGGGTCCGGCACCCGCACGGTGTTCGAAGAGTTCATGTCTGGCGTCATGATCCAGCGCGCGAAGCTCGGGATCGATTCGGGATCGAACGAAACCATCAAACAGGCGGTGATGGCCGGGCTCGGCATTGCCCTCATCTCCGGCCATACGGTGGCGGCCGAGGTCGAGAGCGGACGCATGATTCTGCTCGACGTACAGGGATTGCCGATCCGTCGCGACTGGTACGTGGTCCGCCGCGCCGACAAGGTGCTCGGGCCGGCGGCGGCGGCGTTCTGGGATTACACGGTGAAGGAAGGCGGTCGGAAGCTGCCGCGTCTGGCTCTGACACCGGCCGTCAGTTCGGTCACCGCGGAGTTCGAGGCGTGA
- the fbp_1 gene encoding Fructose-1,6-bisphosphatase class 1, producing MSLGSLEIGSRLDAYLAQAVAADQGLADVAAVIAACAEAAVDVSEVIGRGALGGGDLAAQGEQNSDGDVQKALDVLAHQRFTEALRGAPVAEVASEEAEGIMLLNAGAPLAVAIDPLDGSSNIGVNMAVGSIFGIRPVGATAENPLGSFTSPGTAQLAAGFVTYGPATSLVLTLGFGTQIFTLDRAERVFRLTSPRIEVVSAAKEYAINASNARHWDTPVKAYIEDCLAGSEGPLDKNFNMRWLGSLVADAQRVLLRGGVFLYPGDNRKGYAQGRLRLLYEAAPIAMLMEQAGAAATDGANRILDISATGIHERVPLVFGSSEDVACVAKYYGGRNAAAGRSPLFGQRGLMRS from the coding sequence ATGTCGTTGGGGTCTCTGGAAATTGGGTCGCGGCTCGACGCGTACCTCGCCCAGGCGGTCGCCGCCGATCAGGGACTCGCCGACGTTGCGGCGGTCATCGCGGCCTGTGCCGAGGCGGCCGTGGATGTGAGCGAGGTGATCGGTCGCGGCGCACTGGGCGGCGGCGATCTCGCCGCGCAGGGTGAACAGAACAGCGACGGCGACGTGCAGAAGGCCCTCGACGTGCTGGCGCACCAGCGCTTCACCGAGGCCCTGCGCGGCGCACCGGTGGCGGAGGTCGCTTCCGAGGAGGCCGAGGGCATCATGCTCCTCAACGCAGGCGCCCCCCTCGCCGTCGCCATCGATCCTCTGGACGGCTCGTCCAATATCGGCGTGAACATGGCGGTGGGATCGATCTTCGGCATCCGGCCCGTGGGCGCCACGGCGGAGAACCCGCTCGGCTCGTTCACGAGCCCCGGCACCGCTCAGCTCGCCGCCGGCTTCGTCACCTACGGTCCGGCGACCTCCCTCGTACTGACGCTCGGCTTCGGCACGCAGATCTTCACCTTGGACCGGGCCGAGCGCGTGTTCCGTCTCACCAGCCCGCGGATCGAGGTGGTGTCCGCCGCCAAGGAATACGCCATCAACGCCTCCAACGCTCGCCACTGGGATACCCCGGTGAAGGCCTATATCGAGGATTGCCTGGCCGGTTCCGAAGGGCCGCTGGACAAGAACTTCAACATGCGCTGGCTCGGCTCCCTGGTTGCCGACGCGCAGCGGGTCCTCCTCCGTGGCGGCGTGTTCCTCTATCCCGGCGACAACCGGAAGGGCTACGCGCAGGGCCGCCTGCGTCTCCTTTACGAGGCCGCGCCCATCGCGATGCTGATGGAGCAGGCCGGTGCCGCGGCCACTGACGGTGCCAACCGTATCCTCGACATCTCCGCCACCGGCATCCACGAGCGCGTGCCGCTGGTGTTCGGTTCGAGCGAGGACGTGGCCTGCGTCGCCAAATACTACGGTGGCCGCAACGCCGCCGCCGGCCGCTCGCCCCTGTTCGGCCAGCGCGGGCTGATGCGCAGCTGA
- a CDS encoding Long-chain-fatty-acid--CoA ligase translates to MNAPHSVAGNATSIYDRDLDRNPANHQPLTPLSYLDRAARVFPDHVAVIHGGLRRTYAELYERSRRLAAALRARGIGRGGTVAVMLANTPEMIECHYGVPMTGAVLNTLNTRLDAAGLAFCLDHGEARVLITDREFSWVVGPALEQAGVKPLIIDVDDPVFTGEGTAIGSLNYEALLAEGDPASDWAMPADEWDAISLNYTSGTTGDPKGVVYHHRGAALLSLGNVITGNLGQHPVYLWTLPMFHCNGWCFPWTLSVVAGTHVCLRQVRAGALYQALAEHSVTHLCGAPIVMQLLLNATDSERRPLPRRVAFLTAAAPPPQAVLAAMGSAGFDVTHLYGLTETYGPAVVNAWHRDWDALDADARAEKMARQGVRYPVLEGFDIRDPETCESVPADGQTMGEAMFRGNVVMRGYLKNPTATQAAFKGGWFRSGDLGVKHPDGYVQLKDRSKDIIISGGENISSIEVEDALFRHPAVSAAAVVAKPDAKWGETPVAFVELMPDASVEADALIAWCRERLAGYKLPRHIVFGELPKTSTGKVQKYLLRERAKSE, encoded by the coding sequence ATGAATGCCCCCCATTCGGTCGCCGGTAACGCGACGTCGATCTACGACCGGGACCTCGACCGAAACCCGGCCAATCACCAGCCGCTGACACCGCTGAGTTACCTCGACCGGGCGGCGCGGGTGTTTCCCGACCATGTGGCGGTGATCCACGGTGGCCTGCGCCGAACCTATGCCGAGCTTTACGAGCGCAGCCGGCGTCTCGCGGCGGCGCTGAGAGCGCGCGGCATCGGCCGAGGCGGCACGGTGGCGGTGATGCTCGCCAACACCCCCGAAATGATCGAGTGCCATTACGGGGTGCCGATGACCGGCGCGGTGCTCAACACATTGAACACCCGCCTCGACGCCGCCGGCCTCGCCTTCTGCCTCGACCATGGCGAGGCCCGGGTGCTGATCACCGACCGGGAGTTTTCCTGGGTCGTCGGCCCGGCACTGGAGCAGGCTGGGGTGAAACCCCTCATCATCGATGTGGACGATCCGGTCTTCACCGGTGAGGGCACGGCAATCGGCAGCCTGAATTACGAGGCCCTGCTAGCCGAGGGCGATCCGGCGTCCGATTGGGCGATGCCGGCGGACGAATGGGACGCGATCTCGCTGAACTACACCTCGGGCACGACCGGCGATCCGAAGGGAGTGGTCTATCATCACCGCGGCGCGGCGCTCCTGTCTCTCGGCAACGTCATCACCGGCAATCTCGGGCAGCATCCAGTCTATCTCTGGACCCTGCCGATGTTCCACTGCAACGGCTGGTGCTTCCCTTGGACCCTGTCGGTGGTCGCTGGCACCCATGTCTGCCTGCGTCAGGTCCGGGCCGGCGCGCTCTACCAAGCGCTTGCCGAGCACAGCGTCACCCATCTCTGCGGCGCTCCGATCGTGATGCAGCTGCTGCTCAACGCCACCGATTCCGAGCGCCGCCCCCTGCCCCGGCGCGTCGCCTTCCTGACGGCAGCAGCACCTCCGCCCCAGGCCGTGCTCGCCGCCATGGGCAGCGCCGGCTTCGACGTCACGCATCTCTACGGCCTCACCGAGACCTACGGACCGGCCGTCGTGAATGCCTGGCACCGGGACTGGGACGCGCTAGATGCGGACGCGCGCGCGGAAAAAATGGCGCGTCAGGGCGTGCGCTACCCCGTGCTGGAGGGCTTCGACATTCGCGACCCCGAGACCTGCGAATCGGTGCCTGCCGATGGGCAGACAATGGGCGAGGCGATGTTCCGCGGCAACGTGGTGATGCGCGGCTACCTGAAGAATCCCACCGCCACGCAGGCTGCGTTCAAAGGCGGCTGGTTCCGCTCCGGCGACCTCGGGGTCAAACACCCGGACGGCTACGTCCAGTTAAAGGACCGCTCGAAGGACATCATCATCTCGGGCGGCGAGAATATTTCTTCCATCGAGGTGGAGGACGCCCTGTTCCGCCACCCCGCCGTCTCGGCCGCCGCCGTGGTAGCCAAGCCCGACGCGAAATGGGGTGAAACTCCCGTCGCCTTCGTAGAGCTGATGCCCGATGCGAGCGTAGAGGCCGACGCCCTCATCGCCTGGTGCCGCGAGCGGCTGGCCGGCTATAAGCTCCCGCGCCACATCGTGTTCGGAGAGCTGCCCAAGACCTCGACAGGCAAAGTGCAGAAGTATCTCTTGAGGGAACGGGCAAAGTCCGAGTGA
- the thcD gene encoding Rhodocoxin reductase, which translates to MSETGIVVVGAGQAGLQAAASLREAGYGGLVTMIGDEPSLPYQRPPLSKAYLAGKVDAAGLFLRAPGFYADHRIACETAVEAVAIDRAARLVRLGDGRDLGYDHLVLATGSRNRPLPVPGADLAGVYQLRSIVDADRIRAAIGKVRSVAIVGAGFIGLEFASICAARGLSVTVVEAADRPMARAVSEPIATFFREVHESAGIRFLFGGGVQAIEGWAGRAVSIVLADGTTCPADLVLIGIGVLPNQDLAAEAGLHVEDGIVVDSVLLTDDPSISAIGDCARFPTRFAAHGTARVESVQNAIDQGRCLATRITGRPAPYDAVPWFWSDQGGHKLQMVGLPAPSDVSVRRATAGGFAVFRYRGPYLTGIETVDSAAEHMAARRIIARGLSPTQDEAADPTFDLKALAMGRSGA; encoded by the coding sequence GTGAGCGAGACCGGGATCGTCGTCGTCGGTGCCGGTCAGGCCGGCTTGCAGGCTGCGGCCTCCCTGCGCGAGGCAGGCTACGGCGGACTCGTGACGATGATCGGCGACGAGCCGAGCCTTCCCTATCAGCGTCCGCCGCTCTCGAAGGCCTATCTCGCCGGCAAGGTGGATGCCGCCGGCCTGTTCCTGCGCGCGCCGGGCTTCTACGCGGACCACCGCATCGCCTGCGAGACCGCGGTCGAGGCCGTTGCGATCGACCGGGCGGCCCGCCTAGTCCGCCTCGGCGATGGACGCGACCTCGGCTACGATCACCTAGTCCTCGCTACGGGATCGCGAAACCGGCCTCTGCCAGTGCCCGGGGCGGATCTCGCGGGCGTGTATCAGCTGCGCTCGATCGTGGATGCCGACCGGATCCGGGCGGCAATCGGCAAAGTGCGCAGCGTCGCCATCGTGGGCGCTGGGTTCATCGGGCTCGAATTCGCCAGTATCTGCGCCGCGCGCGGTCTGTCCGTCACCGTCGTCGAGGCGGCCGACCGCCCGATGGCGAGGGCGGTGTCCGAGCCGATCGCCACCTTCTTCCGAGAGGTACACGAGAGCGCCGGCATCCGCTTCCTGTTCGGCGGCGGCGTGCAGGCCATCGAAGGCTGGGCCGGTCGGGCCGTGTCGATTGTCCTGGCAGACGGCACCACCTGCCCGGCGGATCTGGTCCTGATCGGGATCGGTGTCCTTCCGAACCAGGACCTCGCAGCCGAGGCCGGCCTTCACGTGGAGGACGGCATCGTCGTCGATTCCGTCCTTCTCACAGACGATCCGTCGATCTCGGCCATCGGCGATTGCGCCCGGTTTCCCACACGCTTCGCCGCCCATGGTACGGCGCGCGTGGAATCCGTCCAGAACGCCATCGACCAGGGCCGCTGCCTCGCTACCCGCATCACCGGTCGCCCCGCCCCCTACGATGCAGTCCCCTGGTTCTGGAGCGATCAGGGTGGCCACAAGCTGCAGATGGTGGGATTGCCGGCCCCGAGCGACGTTTCGGTGCGACGCGCCACCGCCGGAGGCTTTGCGGTGTTCCGTTATCGCGGTCCGTACCTCACTGGAATCGAGACCGTGGATTCGGCGGCCGAGCATATGGCCGCCCGCCGGATCATCGCGCGCGGCCTGTCGCCGACCCAGGACGAGGCCGCCGATCCGACCTTCGACCTCAAGGCTCTCGCGATGGGACGCAGCGGCGCGTGA
- the ylmB gene encoding N-formyl-4-amino-5-aminomethyl-2-methylpyrimidinedeformylase: protein MALEPALADRIATSVELGFAEQVAHIQALVRFGSVRGAEHAIQDYVFRCLRERGYAMERVRMDHAAIIAHPGGGRITPEHSDAPLVVGIHRPRHETGRSLILQAHVDVVPPGPRDLWSHPPFDPVIRGDWMYGRGAADMKAGHAANLFALDALARIGLQPAATVTVQSVVEEESTGNGALMAHLHGYRADAVLIPEPEDEKLVRANTGVLWFTVEVRGTPVHVREMGAGANAIDAAYRVIGALRELEESWNVRKAGRRHFEGEAHPINLNVGRIEGGDWASSVPAWCRIACRIAIYPGVGAADAAREIEAAVADFARTDAFLAKTPPVVAFNGFFSEGYELDEGSEAEAVLATAHERATGTDLRSFMSPSYLDTRVHALYDRVPALCYGPMSENIHGFDERVSLASVKRITTAMALFVAEWCGTEALGR, encoded by the coding sequence ATGGCGCTCGAACCTGCTCTCGCGGACCGTATTGCCACCTCCGTGGAGTTGGGCTTCGCCGAGCAGGTGGCCCATATCCAGGCCCTCGTCCGGTTCGGCTCGGTTCGGGGGGCCGAGCACGCGATTCAGGACTACGTCTTCCGCTGCCTGAGGGAGCGCGGCTACGCCATGGAGCGGGTCCGTATGGACCATGCGGCCATCATCGCGCATCCCGGCGGGGGGCGGATCACGCCGGAGCATTCCGATGCGCCCCTCGTCGTCGGCATCCACCGGCCCCGGCATGAGACCGGCCGCTCATTGATCCTGCAAGCGCATGTGGACGTCGTACCCCCCGGTCCCCGCGACCTGTGGAGCCACCCACCCTTCGATCCCGTGATCCGGGGCGACTGGATGTATGGAAGGGGTGCCGCCGACATGAAGGCCGGCCACGCCGCCAACCTTTTCGCCCTCGATGCGCTGGCCCGGATCGGGCTTCAGCCGGCTGCCACGGTGACGGTCCAGTCCGTGGTCGAGGAGGAATCCACCGGCAACGGTGCTCTGATGGCCCATCTGCATGGCTACAGGGCCGACGCCGTGCTGATCCCCGAACCCGAGGACGAGAAGCTCGTGCGCGCCAATACCGGCGTGCTGTGGTTCACGGTCGAGGTGCGGGGTACGCCCGTCCATGTCCGTGAGATGGGGGCGGGAGCCAACGCTATCGACGCGGCCTACCGGGTGATCGGGGCTCTGCGCGAACTCGAGGAATCGTGGAACGTCCGCAAGGCGGGGCGCCGCCATTTCGAGGGCGAGGCGCATCCGATCAACCTCAATGTCGGCCGGATCGAGGGGGGTGATTGGGCCTCGTCGGTGCCCGCCTGGTGCCGGATCGCGTGCCGGATCGCGATCTATCCGGGCGTCGGCGCGGCTGATGCGGCCCGCGAGATCGAGGCGGCGGTGGCGGACTTCGCCCGAACCGACGCGTTCCTGGCGAAGACGCCGCCGGTGGTGGCCTTCAATGGCTTCTTCTCGGAAGGCTACGAGCTGGACGAAGGCTCGGAGGCCGAGGCCGTGCTCGCCACCGCGCACGAGCGGGCCACGGGGACCGACCTTCGGAGCTTCATGTCGCCGAGCTACCTCGATACCCGCGTCCATGCCCTCTACGACCGGGTTCCGGCCCTTTGCTACGGGCCGATGAGCGAGAACATCCACGGTTTCGACGAGCGCGTCAGCCTCGCTTCGGTCAAGCGGATCACCACCGCGATGGCACTGTTCGTGGCCGAATGGTGCGGGACCGAGGCGCTCGGGCGATAG
- the cysK1 gene encoding O-acetylserine sulfhydrylase, translating to MADTAPSQTRKPGHGHIYGSITETIGNTPLVRLNRITKERGVDAEILLKLEFFNPIASVKDRIGVNMIDALEASGQLKPGGTLVEPTSGNTGIALAFVAAARGYRLILVMPETMSLERRKMLAFLGAELALTPGPQGMKGAISKAEELLNEIPGSIMPQQFSNPANPEIHRKTTAEEIWNDTQGQLDAFVAGVGTGGTITGVGSVLKPRLPNLKVIAVEPTDSPVISGGQPGPHKIQGIGAGFIPGNLDREVIDEVITVSNQEAFDTARLLAKLEGIPGGISTGGNVAAALKLAARPEFQGKRIVTVACSFAERYISSALFEGI from the coding sequence ATGGCCGACACCGCCCCCTCGCAGACCCGCAAACCCGGCCATGGCCATATCTACGGCTCGATCACCGAGACGATCGGCAACACGCCTCTGGTCCGGCTCAACCGCATCACCAAGGAACGCGGCGTCGATGCCGAGATCCTGCTCAAGCTCGAGTTCTTCAACCCGATCGCGAGCGTGAAGGATCGTATCGGCGTCAACATGATCGACGCCCTCGAAGCTTCCGGCCAACTGAAGCCGGGCGGCACGCTGGTGGAGCCCACCTCCGGCAATACCGGCATCGCCCTGGCCTTCGTGGCGGCCGCGCGCGGCTACCGCCTGATCCTCGTCATGCCCGAGACCATGTCCCTGGAACGCCGCAAGATGCTGGCTTTCCTCGGCGCGGAACTGGCCCTCACCCCCGGCCCGCAGGGCATGAAGGGCGCGATCAGCAAGGCCGAAGAGTTGCTCAACGAGATTCCCGGCTCGATCATGCCGCAGCAATTCTCGAACCCGGCCAACCCCGAGATCCACCGCAAAACCACGGCCGAGGAGATCTGGAACGACACCCAGGGCCAGCTCGACGCCTTCGTCGCCGGTGTCGGCACCGGCGGGACGATCACGGGTGTCGGCAGCGTGCTGAAGCCGCGCCTGCCGAACCTCAAGGTCATCGCCGTCGAGCCGACCGATTCGCCCGTCATCTCCGGCGGCCAGCCCGGCCCGCACAAGATCCAGGGCATCGGCGCCGGCTTCATCCCGGGCAATCTCGACCGCGAGGTCATCGATGAGGTGATCACCGTTTCGAACCAGGAAGCTTTCGACACCGCCCGGCTTCTCGCCAAGCTCGAAGGCATCCCCGGCGGCATCTCCACCGGCGGCAACGTCGCCGCAGCATTGAAGCTGGCGGCGCGGCCCGAGTTCCAGGGCAAGCGCATCGTCACGGTGGCCTGCTCCTTTGCCGAGCGTTACATCTCGTCGGCCCTGTTCGAGGGCATCTGA
- the fabG_1 gene encoding 3-oxoacyl-[acyl-carrier-protein] reductase FabG — translation MSKLDGKVAVVTGGSKGIGAAIAKALAKDGAAVVVNYVSSKAGAEAVVEAITSAGGKAIAVQADVSKAAQAQELIEAAVKRFGRLDVLVNNSGVYEFASIEDITEEHYRRLFDVNVLGVLLATQAAAKHLGEGGSVVNISSAITHVHTPSAAVYAGTKGALNAISDVLANELAPRKIRVNVVSPGFVVTEGTHTAGIVGSDMEAGFIAQTPLGRAGQPDDIAEVVAFLASNDARWLTGENITASGGIR, via the coding sequence ATGTCGAAGCTTGACGGAAAGGTCGCTGTCGTGACCGGCGGATCGAAGGGCATCGGTGCGGCGATCGCCAAAGCCCTGGCGAAGGACGGCGCGGCCGTAGTTGTCAACTACGTATCCAGCAAGGCCGGAGCCGAAGCCGTGGTCGAGGCCATCACGTCGGCCGGGGGCAAGGCCATCGCAGTCCAGGCGGACGTGTCCAAGGCCGCCCAGGCACAGGAATTGATCGAGGCAGCCGTGAAGCGGTTCGGCCGGCTCGACGTGCTGGTCAACAATTCCGGCGTCTATGAATTCGCGTCGATCGAGGACATCACCGAAGAGCATTATCGCCGTCTCTTCGACGTCAATGTGCTCGGCGTCCTGCTTGCGACCCAGGCGGCGGCCAAGCATCTCGGAGAAGGCGGCAGCGTCGTCAACATCTCCTCGGCGATCACCCATGTGCATACGCCGAGCGCGGCGGTCTATGCCGGCACCAAGGGTGCCTTGAACGCGATCTCGGACGTCCTCGCCAACGAGCTTGCCCCACGCAAGATCCGTGTCAACGTGGTCAGCCCCGGCTTCGTGGTGACCGAGGGTACCCACACGGCCGGCATCGTCGGCTCCGATATGGAAGCGGGGTTCATCGCGCAGACACCGCTCGGCCGGGCCGGCCAGCCGGACGATATCGCCGAGGTCGTCGCATTCCTCGCATCCAACGATGCCCGGTGGTTGACCGGCGAGAACATCACCGCCAGCGGCGGCATTCGCTGA
- the typA gene encoding GTP-binding protein TypA/BipA: protein MKLRNIAIIAHVDHGKTTLVDKLLSQSGSFRDNQRVEERAMDSNDLEKERGITILAKATSVVWKDTRVNVVDTPGHADFGGEVERILSMVDGVIVLVDAAEGPMPQTKFVVGKALKIGLKPIVAINKVDRPDARITEVVNEVFDLFAALDATDDQLDFPILYGSGRAGWMATSPDGSQEDGLAPLFDLVLSHVPQAKVEEGPFRMLGTLLEANPFLGRIITGRIASGTVKPNQAIKVMDRTGKLVETGRVSKILAFRGLERAPIDIGEAGDIVSIAGLVKGTVADTFCDPQVETPIQAQPIDPPTVTMSFIVNDSPLAGTEGDKVTSRMIRDRLFKEAEGNVTLKIEEAADKDSFFVSGRGELQLAILIETMRREGFEIAVSRPRVVLSKDENDNVLEPVEEVVVDVDEEYSGVVVQKMSERKAEMIEMRPSGGSRLRLVFHAPTRGLIGYQGELMTDTRGTAIMNRLFKAYEPYKGEMPGRRNGVLISNDKGEAVAYAMWNLEDRGPMMIEPGAKVYQGMIIGEHNRENDLEVNVLKGKKLTNIRTTSKDEAVRLTPPIRMTLERSLAWIQDDELMEVTPKSIRLRKTYLDPNERKRFERSGGVA from the coding sequence ATGAAGCTTCGCAACATCGCCATCATCGCCCACGTCGACCACGGCAAGACGACGCTCGTCGACAAGCTCCTGTCCCAGTCGGGGTCGTTCCGAGACAACCAGCGCGTCGAAGAGCGCGCGATGGATTCGAACGATCTCGAGAAGGAGCGCGGCATCACCATTCTGGCCAAGGCGACCTCGGTCGTCTGGAAGGATACCCGCGTCAACGTCGTCGACACCCCCGGCCACGCCGATTTTGGCGGCGAGGTGGAGCGTATCCTCTCGATGGTGGACGGCGTGATCGTCCTCGTCGATGCCGCCGAGGGCCCGATGCCCCAGACCAAGTTCGTGGTCGGCAAAGCCCTCAAGATCGGCCTGAAGCCGATCGTCGCGATCAACAAGGTCGATCGTCCGGACGCCCGCATCACAGAGGTGGTGAACGAGGTGTTCGACCTCTTCGCGGCCCTCGACGCCACTGACGACCAGCTCGATTTCCCGATCCTCTACGGTTCGGGCCGTGCCGGCTGGATGGCGACGTCGCCCGACGGTTCCCAGGAAGACGGTCTGGCGCCGCTCTTCGACCTCGTGCTCTCCCACGTGCCTCAGGCCAAGGTCGAAGAGGGTCCGTTCCGGATGCTCGGCACCCTGCTCGAAGCCAACCCCTTCCTCGGCCGCATCATCACCGGCCGCATCGCGTCCGGCACCGTAAAGCCGAACCAGGCCATCAAGGTCATGGATCGCACGGGCAAGCTCGTGGAGACCGGCCGCGTCTCGAAGATCCTGGCCTTCCGCGGCCTGGAGCGCGCGCCCATCGACATCGGCGAGGCGGGCGATATCGTCTCCATCGCCGGCCTCGTGAAGGGCACCGTGGCCGACACCTTCTGCGACCCGCAGGTGGAGACCCCGATCCAGGCCCAGCCGATCGATCCGCCCACCGTCACAATGTCCTTCATCGTCAACGATTCGCCCCTGGCCGGTACTGAGGGCGACAAGGTCACGAGCCGCATGATCCGCGACCGCCTGTTCAAGGAGGCCGAGGGCAACGTCACGCTCAAGATCGAGGAAGCGGCCGACAAGGATTCGTTCTTCGTCTCCGGCCGCGGTGAGTTGCAGCTGGCCATCCTGATCGAGACCATGCGCCGCGAAGGCTTCGAGATCGCCGTGTCGCGTCCTCGCGTGGTGCTCTCTAAAGACGAGAACGACAATGTCCTCGAGCCGGTCGAGGAGGTCGTGGTCGACGTGGACGAGGAATACTCGGGCGTCGTCGTGCAGAAGATGTCCGAGCGCAAGGCCGAGATGATCGAGATGCGACCCTCGGGCGGTAGCCGCCTGCGCCTCGTCTTCCATGCGCCGACCCGTGGCCTCATCGGCTACCAGGGCGAGCTCATGACCGACACCCGCGGCACCGCGATCATGAACCGCCTCTTCAAGGCCTACGAGCCCTACAAGGGCGAGATGCCCGGCCGCCGCAACGGCGTGCTGATCTCGAACGACAAGGGCGAGGCCGTGGCCTACGCCATGTGGAACCTTGAGGATCGCGGTCCGATGATGATCGAGCCCGGCGCCAAGGTCTATCAGGGCATGATCATCGGCGAGCACAACCGTGAGAACGACCTCGAGGTGAACGTGCTCAAGGGCAAGAAGCTCACCAACATCCGCACCACCTCGAAGGACGAGGCCGTGCGCCTCACCCCTCCGATCCGCATGACCCTGGAGCGCTCGCTGGCCTGGATTCAGGACGACGAGCTGATGGAAGTCACGCCGAAGTCGATCCGCCTGCGCAAGACCTACCTCGACCCCAACGAGCGCAAGCGCTTCGAGCGCTCGGGCGGCGTCGCCTGA